From a single Verrucomicrobiia bacterium genomic region:
- a CDS encoding PEP-CTERM sorting domain-containing protein, whose amino-acid sequence MNQNPIQTKTSVSRRSSACLITSALALIAAGHSVSGAALSGSMSESFDYGAGTQVPNASTLNGGTGWNLNGDGGANAAGANWGAANNGGAPEWRTVTSPGLTYNTIGYVNGGGNKLTLDASGNNVNQNVGRNFGGQTIDSGTTYFSLLMAKNIDSLRTINFAFFNGTTERFAVGQIGAAAGNSGGNIALLMNNQNPAGLIQNATSPVAMGVDVTHLLIGRIDWNPDGFETVSLWVDPANVTSEGAAGAAYLSTSGFELTALTGIRPFVGNLGGGFPAVSADFDEIRLGTTWAAVVPEPATGTLLGLGALALAFRRKNVR is encoded by the coding sequence ATGAATCAGAACCCAATCCAAACCAAAACGTCGGTCTCACGTCGTTCAAGCGCGTGCTTGATCACGAGCGCCTTGGCGCTCATCGCAGCGGGCCACTCCGTCAGTGGAGCAGCCCTTTCAGGCTCAATGTCTGAATCGTTTGATTACGGTGCCGGAACTCAGGTCCCCAACGCCTCGACGCTGAACGGTGGCACTGGGTGGAACCTGAACGGCGATGGCGGCGCGAATGCTGCCGGAGCCAATTGGGGCGCGGCCAACAACGGTGGCGCACCCGAATGGAGGACCGTGACTTCCCCGGGCCTGACCTACAACACCATTGGTTACGTGAACGGCGGCGGCAACAAGCTGACCCTGGACGCCAGCGGGAACAACGTGAATCAAAACGTCGGCCGCAATTTTGGCGGCCAGACGATCGATTCCGGCACCACATACTTCAGCCTGTTGATGGCGAAGAACATCGACAGCTTGCGAACAATTAACTTCGCATTTTTCAACGGCACCACCGAGAGGTTCGCCGTCGGGCAGATCGGCGCGGCCGCCGGCAATAGCGGCGGCAATATCGCGCTGCTGATGAACAATCAGAATCCCGCGGGCCTGATCCAAAACGCAACCAGTCCGGTTGCAATGGGAGTGGACGTGACCCACTTGCTGATCGGGCGTATTGACTGGAATCCGGACGGATTCGAAACCGTTTCCCTCTGGGTCGATCCGGCGAACGTCACCAGCGAAGGCGCGGCGGGAGCCGCTTACCTGTCAACCAGCGGGTTTGAACTCACGGCATTGACCGGCATTCGCCCCTTCGTTGGCAATCTTGGCGGCGGCTTCCCGGCTGTATCCGCTGACTTCGACGAAATCCGGCTCGGAACAACCTGGGCAGCCGTTGTTCCGGAACCCGCCACTGGAACACTGCTCGGACTCGGTGCGTTGGCACTGGCTTTCCGCCGCAAGAACGTCCGCTAA
- a CDS encoding delta-60 repeat domain-containing protein, translating into MRLNSNGSFNQELLVIPSFVPGFVPECGALLPDRKYLLGSVPGVGYGLSRWHADGNRDTNFNVSADSVILCSAVQADGKIIVGGYFKTINGVARDSLARLHPDGTVDWTFTLSPTNSGAVHALAIEPDGRLMAGGSFSRIAGVNRPRLARLNHIQPGSQTLSWDGSDVWWNRSGSVQELNAAGLEGSVDGVTWVQLGDAERTETDWRWDGTTTAPNALLRARGRIGNGKSSWLLESVVPTGPVSEISLSAIAGAPESSGDFAFGVHGSFGHVAVIEVSTNLLHWAPLGTNRISTQPFIFKDPFATQAIRYYRARVWAN; encoded by the coding sequence ATGCGATTGAATTCCAACGGTTCATTCAACCAGGAATTACTCGTGATCCCATCATTCGTGCCCGGGTTTGTTCCGGAATGTGGCGCCTTGCTGCCTGACAGAAAATATTTGCTGGGCTCGGTGCCGGGTGTTGGTTATGGGCTTTCGCGATGGCACGCGGATGGCAATCGGGACACCAACTTTAACGTCTCTGCCGATTCGGTGATCCTCTGCTCAGCCGTGCAGGCAGATGGAAAAATCATCGTTGGCGGATATTTCAAAACGATCAATGGAGTCGCCCGCGACTCGCTGGCACGGTTGCACCCGGATGGAACTGTGGATTGGACGTTCACTCTCAGCCCGACAAATTCAGGCGCCGTTCACGCCCTGGCAATCGAACCGGACGGAAGATTGATGGCGGGCGGCAGCTTCAGCCGAATCGCCGGAGTCAATCGCCCTCGCCTTGCACGGCTGAATCATATCCAACCGGGATCGCAGACGCTTTCGTGGGATGGATCTGATGTTTGGTGGAATCGTTCCGGATCCGTCCAGGAACTGAACGCGGCGGGGCTCGAAGGCTCTGTCGACGGCGTCACGTGGGTCCAGTTGGGCGACGCGGAGCGAACCGAAACCGATTGGCGTTGGGATGGAACCACCACGGCCCCGAATGCGTTGCTTCGTGCGCGGGGCAGGATTGGAAACGGAAAATCCTCGTGGCTGTTGGAAAGCGTGGTGCCGACAGGTCCGGTTTCGGAAATCTCGCTCTCAGCCATTGCGGGCGCGCCTGAATCCAGCGGTGACTTTGCCTTCGGCGTGCACGGCAGCTTCGGCCACGTCGCCGTCATCGAAGTGTCCACGAACTTGCTTCATTGGGCGCCCCTCGGGACGAACCGAATTTCCACGCAGCCGTTTATCTTCAAAGACCCGTTCGCGACCCAGGCGATTCGATACTACCGTGCGCGGGTGTGGGCCAATTGA
- the purB gene encoding adenylosuccinate lyase, whose product MITRYSRPEMRAIWTDENKLRLWLEIELLASEALVKEGIVPQADFAKITEGCNAWFADLNGLVARQKELEKTLNHDVIGFTTAVAEKINHRASRWFHFGLTSSDVGDTCYAVQMQQSADVLIADVKVALKSIAKRAKEHKFTPCIGRSHGIHAEPTTFGLKLALMHDEFTRALERLVRVRETVSVGKISGAVGTSAHLSPRVEAHVCKKLGLRPAPIATQVVQRDIHAEFQMTMALVGASIERWAVEFRHLQRTEVLEAEEPFTKGQKGSSAMPHKRNPITWERLTGLARVLRGNALASLENVALWHERDISHSSVERIIFPDSCTLLDYMFGLLTRMMDGLAVYPENMKRNLGLSLGMWNSQTVLLALIRKGLTREQAYKLVQDAAMKTWEVKHAGRDDADFLKQLQADPAVSQHFKKGELEKLCSLDFHFKEVNSRFKKLGLS is encoded by the coding sequence ATGATTACGCGTTATTCGCGCCCCGAGATGCGGGCGATCTGGACCGATGAAAACAAGCTGCGCCTCTGGCTCGAAATTGAGTTGCTCGCCAGCGAGGCGCTTGTGAAGGAAGGCATCGTGCCCCAGGCGGATTTCGCAAAGATCACGGAGGGGTGCAATGCTTGGTTTGCTGACTTGAACGGACTTGTTGCGCGCCAGAAGGAACTGGAAAAGACGCTGAACCATGACGTCATTGGTTTTACAACAGCAGTCGCTGAAAAGATCAATCACCGCGCCAGCCGCTGGTTTCACTTTGGTCTCACGAGCAGCGATGTCGGCGACACCTGCTACGCCGTGCAGATGCAGCAATCGGCCGACGTCCTGATCGCAGACGTGAAAGTGGCGTTGAAGTCGATTGCGAAGCGCGCGAAGGAACACAAGTTCACTCCCTGCATCGGGCGCAGCCATGGCATTCACGCGGAGCCTACAACCTTTGGCTTGAAGCTCGCGTTGATGCACGATGAATTCACGCGCGCGCTTGAACGGCTCGTGCGTGTGCGCGAAACAGTTTCCGTCGGCAAAATTTCCGGAGCCGTTGGCACGAGCGCGCATTTGTCACCGCGTGTCGAAGCCCACGTCTGCAAAAAACTGGGCTTGCGCCCTGCCCCGATTGCCACGCAAGTCGTACAGCGGGATATTCATGCTGAGTTTCAAATGACAATGGCATTGGTTGGGGCCAGCATCGAACGCTGGGCGGTTGAGTTTCGGCATCTGCAGCGCACCGAGGTTTTGGAAGCGGAAGAGCCTTTCACGAAAGGACAGAAGGGATCGAGCGCGATGCCGCACAAGCGGAATCCCATCACGTGGGAACGCCTGACTGGCCTTGCCCGCGTACTCCGCGGGAACGCGCTGGCGTCGCTCGAAAACGTCGCGCTTTGGCACGAGCGCGACATCAGCCACAGTTCCGTCGAGCGCATCATCTTTCCCGATTCGTGCACGCTCCTCGATTACATGTTCGGCCTGCTGACGCGGATGATGGATGGTCTGGCGGTTTATCCCGAAAACATGAAGCGCAACCTTGGACTGAGCCTCGGCATGTGGAACAGCCAGACCGTGCTGCTGGCGCTCATCCGGAAAGGTCTGACCCGCGAGCAGGCTTACAAGTTGGTTCAGGATGCGGCGATGAAAACGTGGGAAGTGAAACACGCCGGGCGCGACGACGCTGATTTCCTGAAGCAGCTGCAGGCAGATCCTGCTGTGTCACAGCATTTCAAGAAGGGCGAGCTGGAGAAGCTCTGTTCCCTGGATTTCCATTTCAAGGAAGTGAACAGCCGCTTCAAGAAACTCGGCTTAAGCTGA
- a CDS encoding rhomboid family intramembrane serine protease has translation MREILAGKEWHRMITAAFLHADAAHLILNMVTLYLFGSLIEQHLGPARFLAIYFAAVIGGNLLPLWMHRQHEYRAYGASGGVCGLVFAFILLFPGASLSLFMLPIWIPGWLYGLLYLGGSIYAMRRQLGNIGHEAHIGGALAGLWITAAMQRSAVQENRMLFAALSAVGVVLILYLLRNPLMLPLEAFRRTSSSPLTRKPSKPQKESAEVDAILDKISREGIHSLTAEEQAILNGVSKKIRSRAESRRPQSDLII, from the coding sequence GTGCGCGAGATCCTCGCCGGCAAGGAATGGCATCGGATGATTACCGCGGCGTTTCTTCATGCGGACGCCGCGCACCTGATCTTGAACATGGTCACGCTGTATTTATTTGGCAGCCTGATCGAACAGCACCTCGGACCCGCCCGCTTCCTGGCCATCTATTTCGCTGCGGTCATTGGCGGGAACCTGCTGCCGCTGTGGATGCATCGACAGCATGAGTACCGGGCTTATGGCGCGTCGGGGGGCGTATGCGGGCTGGTGTTCGCGTTCATTCTGCTCTTTCCGGGAGCGAGCCTGTCTCTCTTCATGCTGCCGATCTGGATCCCTGGATGGCTCTACGGGTTGCTGTATTTGGGAGGGTCGATTTATGCCATGCGACGACAACTTGGAAACATAGGGCACGAGGCCCACATCGGAGGGGCCCTCGCCGGATTGTGGATCACGGCTGCCATGCAACGTTCGGCTGTTCAGGAAAACAGGATGCTATTTGCGGCGCTGTCGGCGGTTGGCGTCGTGTTGATTTTGTACCTGTTGCGCAACCCGTTGATGCTGCCCTTGGAAGCGTTCCGCCGCACTTCCAGTTCTCCACTCACTCGGAAGCCGTCCAAGCCGCAGAAGGAGTCGGCCGAGGTGGATGCGATTCTGGATAAGATTTCCCGCGAAGGCATTCATAGCCTGACCGCGGAGGAACAGGCCATCCTGAACGGCGTTTCGAAGAAGATCCGCAGCCGGGCGGAGTCGCGCAGACCTCAGTCGGATCTGATCATCTGA
- the galA gene encoding beta-galactosidase GalA: MKCRPLYPWAWRSIQLVIGACVFVIVGTVLPASGQTPANPPRERLLMDSGWRFFLGNEWGIAQNLSKAGTGSGPASASFSDASWRVVNLPHDWAVELPFNINADSAHGFKALGRGFDSNSVAWYRRTFVLPEQDQHKRIWIEFDGVFRDSEVFVNGWFVGRHESGYSSFRYDITDVIHAGGPNLVAVKVDASQFEGWFYEGAGIYRHVWLVKTGPVAIAPDGIFVRSQFPGNRPGPEAEVVVQTLVHNSTTNSANVAVVHEIVNPAGQSVARIEQSGPVRGKADLELNGTAKVTQPQLWSPEKPDLYRLITTVHEGGQRIDRKETVFGIRTIAMDPNRGFILNGEPYVIKGTCNHQDHAGVGTAMPDELHYFRVSRLKEMGSNAYRTSHNPPTPELLEACDRLGMLVMDENRLLGADAKHMGELERLVRRDRNHPSVVFWCIANEEFTVQSSLSGARAAAAMQELVLRLDPTRPVTYAAPQGNDFWGINSVIQVRGWNYHLAKGMDQYHAEHPQQPNIGTEQGSTVSTRGIYVNDPARGYVSAYDTNVTSWSNTAEQWWSYFAARPWLSGGFVWTGFDYRGEPTPYHWPCINSHFGIFDLCGFPKDNFYYYQSWWSDKTVLHLLPHWNWQGREGSEIEVRALSNCDSVELFLNGQSLGTKSVARNSHAAWLVKYAPGTLSAKGYRDGKVVAETKRETTGQAAALRLHPHKPALKADNEDIAVITVSLHDGEGRVIPTGNRPVQFDLSGPGKILGAGNGDPSSHEPDVFIPRQPITTRPIGGWRMAPVADPYQANIPEMQIAVNDSSWQRVDVTQESGPLGQNSKAAFRARFTLSHQDMEKASIELCFGMIDEEGFVYVNGQKVGESRDWRAAPVFDIKRFVKAGENTVAVALANWTGSGGVNKGAWVALRDDVIPVQWERSVFNGLAQIIVQAGSESGEITLTARAGELRPAVLKLPVQRGTPRPGVAAN; the protein is encoded by the coding sequence ATGAAGTGTCGTCCTCTCTACCCGTGGGCGTGGCGTTCAATCCAGCTCGTCATTGGCGCGTGCGTGTTTGTCATCGTTGGAACAGTCCTGCCGGCTTCCGGCCAGACGCCCGCCAATCCGCCGCGCGAACGGCTGTTGATGGATTCCGGCTGGCGCTTTTTCCTGGGGAACGAGTGGGGAATCGCCCAGAACCTTTCCAAGGCGGGAACGGGGAGCGGTCCGGCCAGCGCTTCGTTCAGTGATGCAAGCTGGCGTGTGGTGAATCTGCCGCACGATTGGGCCGTGGAATTGCCGTTCAACATCAACGCCGACAGCGCCCATGGATTCAAGGCGCTCGGACGCGGTTTTGATTCGAACAGCGTCGCGTGGTATCGCCGGACCTTCGTCCTTCCCGAACAGGACCAGCACAAGCGCATCTGGATCGAATTCGACGGCGTTTTTCGCGACAGCGAGGTATTCGTGAACGGATGGTTCGTAGGCCGGCACGAAAGCGGCTACAGCAGCTTCCGTTACGACATCACGGATGTGATCCATGCTGGCGGACCAAACCTGGTTGCGGTGAAAGTCGACGCGTCGCAATTCGAAGGCTGGTTCTACGAAGGCGCAGGTATCTATCGACACGTCTGGCTCGTGAAGACAGGCCCTGTCGCAATCGCGCCTGACGGCATTTTTGTGCGCTCGCAGTTTCCCGGAAACCGCCCGGGACCCGAAGCCGAGGTCGTCGTTCAAACGCTCGTTCACAATTCGACGACGAACAGCGCCAACGTCGCCGTGGTGCATGAAATCGTAAATCCTGCAGGCCAATCCGTCGCTCGCATCGAACAGTCCGGCCCCGTTCGGGGGAAGGCGGATTTGGAATTGAACGGCACCGCGAAGGTGACGCAGCCGCAGCTTTGGTCGCCCGAGAAACCTGATCTGTATCGCCTCATCACCACCGTTCACGAAGGAGGCCAGCGGATCGATCGGAAGGAAACAGTCTTTGGCATTCGCACCATCGCGATGGATCCCAACCGGGGTTTCATCCTCAATGGCGAGCCTTACGTGATCAAGGGGACCTGCAATCATCAGGACCACGCAGGAGTGGGCACGGCGATGCCCGATGAATTGCACTATTTTCGAGTGTCGCGCCTGAAGGAAATGGGAAGCAACGCCTATCGCACGTCGCACAATCCGCCCACGCCTGAATTGCTCGAGGCGTGTGACAGGTTGGGGATGCTCGTGATGGATGAGAATCGCCTGCTGGGTGCGGATGCGAAGCATATGGGCGAATTGGAGCGGCTCGTGAGACGCGATCGTAATCATCCGTCGGTGGTCTTCTGGTGCATCGCGAACGAGGAGTTCACAGTGCAGAGTTCGCTGTCAGGCGCGCGGGCGGCGGCTGCGATGCAGGAACTGGTTTTGCGCCTTGATCCGACCCGGCCCGTGACGTACGCCGCGCCGCAAGGAAACGACTTCTGGGGAATCAACAGCGTGATCCAGGTACGCGGGTGGAATTATCATCTGGCCAAGGGCATGGACCAGTATCATGCCGAGCATCCGCAGCAACCGAACATCGGCACGGAACAGGGAAGCACGGTCAGCACGCGCGGTATTTACGTGAATGATCCCGCGCGCGGTTACGTGAGCGCCTACGATACAAACGTGACGTCGTGGTCGAACACTGCCGAGCAATGGTGGAGCTACTTCGCAGCGCGGCCCTGGCTCTCGGGCGGGTTCGTGTGGACGGGATTTGATTATCGAGGCGAGCCGACGCCGTATCACTGGCCGTGCATTAATTCGCATTTCGGCATCTTCGACCTGTGCGGTTTTCCCAAGGACAACTTCTATTATTACCAATCCTGGTGGAGCGACAAAACCGTGCTGCATCTGCTGCCGCATTGGAACTGGCAGGGCAGGGAGGGAAGCGAAATCGAGGTGAGGGCTTTGAGCAACTGCGATTCGGTGGAGCTGTTCCTCAACGGTCAAAGCCTCGGGACGAAGAGCGTTGCCCGCAATTCCCACGCTGCATGGCTCGTGAAGTATGCCCCGGGAACGCTATCGGCCAAGGGCTATCGTGACGGCAAGGTGGTTGCCGAAACGAAGCGGGAAACAACGGGACAGGCAGCGGCGTTGCGCTTGCACCCGCACAAACCTGCGTTGAAGGCAGACAACGAGGATATCGCGGTAATCACGGTTTCCCTGCACGATGGCGAGGGACGCGTGATTCCCACAGGGAATCGCCCGGTGCAGTTCGATCTTTCGGGGCCTGGAAAAATTCTCGGTGCCGGCAACGGCGATCCGAGTTCTCACGAGCCCGACGTCTTCATCCCGCGGCAGCCGATCACCACAAGGCCAATTGGTGGCTGGCGGATGGCTCCCGTTGCGGATCCCTACCAGGCAAACATTCCCGAGATGCAAATCGCTGTGAACGATTCCAGCTGGCAGCGAGTGGATGTCACGCAAGAGTCAGGACCGCTGGGGCAAAACAGCAAGGCAGCCTTTCGGGCGCGTTTCACCCTCTCGCATCAGGACATGGAGAAGGCAAGCATTGAACTCTGTTTCGGAATGATTGATGAAGAGGGATTCGTTTACGTGAATGGGCAGAAGGTTGGCGAATCGCGCGATTGGCGCGCAGCTCCGGTCTTCGATATCAAACGCTTCGTAAAAGCAGGCGAAAACACGGTGGCAGTCGCGCTTGCAAACTGGACGGGGAGCGGCGGCGTCAACAAGGGCGCCTGGGTTGCCTTGCGCGACGACGTCATTCCAGTGCAGTGGGAACGCAGCGTGTTCAATGGCCTCGCGCAGATCATTGTTCAGGCGGGCAGCGAATCGGGTGAGATCACATTGACCGCGCGTGCCGGGGAGTTGCGTCCAGCGGTCCTGAAGCTGCCGGTTCAACGCGGAACCCCGCGTCCTGGTGTAGCCGCCAACTAA